One window of Amaranthus tricolor cultivar Red isolate AtriRed21 chromosome 13, ASM2621246v1, whole genome shotgun sequence genomic DNA carries:
- the LOC130797571 gene encoding ribulose-phosphate 3-epimerase, chloroplastic-like yields MSSSSLCQSTLRSQINGVSGDFTLRNLQPFFSKPNSLSFTRRKVQTVVKATSRVDKFSKSDIIVSPSILSANFSQLGEQVKAVELAGCDWIHVDVMDGRFVPNITIGPLVVDALRPVTDLPLDVHLMIVEPEQRVPDFIKAGADIVSVHCEQSSTIHLHRTVNQIKSLGAKAGVVLNPATPLSAIEYVLDVVDLVLIMSVNPGFGGQSFIESQVNKISDLRRMCAEKGVNPWIEVDGGVGPANAYKVIEAGANALVAGSAVFGAKDYAEAIQGIKTSKRP; encoded by the exons ATGAGTTCATCTTCTTTGTGTCAATCAACTCTTCGGTCTCAGATCAATGGGGTTTCTGGGGATTTTACTCTCCGCAACCTTCAGCCATTTTTTTCTAAACCCAATTCTTTAAGTTTTACAAG GAGAAAAGTTCAAACTGTTGTGAAGGCAACATCTCGGGTTGACAAGTTCTCAAAATCTGATATCATAGTTTCTCCTTCTATTCTCTCTGCTAACTTTTCACAGTTAGGTGAGCAG GTAAAAGCTGTTGAATTGGCTGGTTGTGATTGGATCCATGTTGATGTAATGGACGGTCGTTTCGTTCCAAATATTACTATTGGACCTTTAGTGGTTGATGCCTTGCGGCCTGTGACAGACCTCCCACTTGATGTGCATCTG ATGATTGTAGAACCAGAGCAGAGAGTCCCAGACTTCATCAAAGCTGGTGCTGATATAGTGAGTGTTCACTGTGAGCAATCATCCACCATTCATTTGCATCGGACTGTTAACCAA ATTAAGAGTCTGGGCGCTAAAGCTGGAGTTGTCTTAAATCCTGCAACCCCGCTAAGTGCGATCGAATACGTGCTTGATG TTGTCGATCTAGTCTTAATAATGTCAGTGAACCCTGGGTTTGGTGGACAAAGCTTCATTGAGAGCCAAGTCAATAAAATCTCTGACCTGAGAAGAATGTGTGCAGAAAAG GGAGTGAACCCATGGATTGAGGTTGATGGTGGAGTTGGTCCAGCAAATGCATACAAG GTTATTGAGGCTGGTGCCAATGCTTTAGTTGCTGGTTCTGCGGTCTTTGGAGCTAAAGATTATGCTGAAG CTATCCAAGGGATCAAAACAAGCAAAAGGCCTTAA
- the LOC130798741 gene encoding basic endochitinase-like, which translates to MLKSIFDDSGDAVLDGIDFDIEKGSTHYYGVLAKTLNELGTSYGRKVHLSAAPQCPYPDTRLDRALHTNIFDYVWIQFYNNRCEFNAQNPEEFKKAWTKWTSNISATKFFDGLPASHTAATSGFVHSRTLVSHVLPFVKSTRNFGGVMLWDRFHDIQSGYSRRIKHML; encoded by the coding sequence ATGTTGAAAAGTATTTTTGATGACTCAGGTGACGCTGTTTTGGATGGCATAGATTTCGATATTGAGAAAGGATCAACCCATTACTATGGTGTGCTAGCAAAGACACTAAATGAACTTGGCACAAGTTATGGAAGAAAAGTACATCTAAGTGCAGCACCTCAATGCCCTTATCCTGATACACGGCTAGATAGAGCTCTACACACTAATATTTTTGACTATGTTTGGATTCAATTTTACAACAACCGTTGTGAATTTAATGCCCAAAATCCTGAAGAGTTTAAGAAAGCATGGACAAAATGGACCTCCAACATCTCAGCTACCAAGTTCTTTGATGGTTTGCCAGCGTCGCATACTGCTGCTACCAGCGGGTTTGTCCATTCACGCACATTAGTTAGCCACGTTCTTCCTTTTGTTAAGAGTACCCGTAATTTTGGAGGAGTCATGTTGTGGGATAGGTTCCACGATATCCAATCTGGGTACAGTAGACGCATTAAGCATATGCTTTGA